DNA from Helcococcus ovis:
TACGGATGATGGTTCACCACCATGTTCACCACAAACACCAAGTTTGATTCCCGGTCTTGTTTGTCTTCCTAATTTTACTGCATTCTTCATTAATTTACCAACACCTTTTTGGTCAACTACTTGGAATGGATCTTTTTCAAAAATACCATCATCTAAGTATTGTGATAAGAATTTTCCGGCATCATCTCTTGAGAATCCATATGTCATTTGTGTTAAGTCGTTTGTACCAAATGAGAAGAATTCTGCTACGTTTGCAATTTCATCAGCTAATAATGTAGCTCTTGGAATTTCAATCATTGTACCAACATGGTATTCAATTGTTTTGCCTTTTTCAGCAAAAATCTTTTCGACTTCATCTTTAATAGAATCAGCTACAACTGATAATTCTTTTGCATCCCCTGCTAGAGGAATCATTATTTCGGGAATTAAATTTACCCCTTCATCATGCAATCTTAAAGCAGCCCTTATAATTGCTCTTGCTTGCATTTGGTAGATTTCAGGGAATGTAATAGCTAATCTTAAACCTCTGTGACCTAACATTGGGTTTACTTCATGTAAATCATCAATAGCTTTCTTTTGTTCTAAAATTGTTACACCTAGTTCTTTAGCAACTATGGCAATATCTTCATCTGTATGAGGAACAAATTCGTGTAGAGGTGGATCTAATAGACGAATTGTAACTGATCTACCGTCTGCCACTTTGTAGATTTGATAGAAGTCTTCTTCTTGGATTGGTTCAATTTTAGCTAATGCTTTCTTTCTTTGTTCTAATGTTTTTGAAAGAATCATTTCACGTACGGCATTAATTCTATCTTCTGCGAAGAACATATGCTCTGTACGACATAAACCTACACCCTCTGCTCCTAAATCTAAAGCTTGTTTTACATCATGAGGAGTGTCAGCATTTGCTCTAACTTGTAATCTTCTTACTTCGTCAGCCCAACCCATAAATTTAGCAAATTTTCCTGACAATTCAGGATCTTTTGTTTCTAATTTTCCTTCATAAACTATACCTGTTGAACCGTCTAGTGAGATAATATCTCCTTCTCCAAGAACTTTATCTCCAATTGTAACTGTTTTTTCTTTTTCGTTTACTTTTACTTCATGTGCACCTGCGATACAGCATTTACCCATACCACGAGCAACTACAGCTGCGTGAGACGTCATACCACCACGAGATGTTAAAATACCTTTTGCAGAATCCATACCTTGTAAATCTTCTGGTGATGTTTCTGTTCTAACTAAAATTACAGATTCTTTTTTAGCATTTCTTAGCATAGCATCTGTTGCACTAAATGAAATGTAACCTGATGCTGCACCCGGTGATGCTGCTAAACCTTTTGTTAATACTGGAGCTTTATCCATAGCTTTTTTGTCAAAAGTAGGGTGTAGCAATTGATCTAATTGATTTGGTTCAATCATCATCAATGCTTCATCTTTTGTTCTTAAACCTTCTTCAACTAAATCTACTGCAATGTTTATAGCTGCTTCAGCAGTTCTCTTACCATTTCTTGTTTGTAATATGAACAATTTACCATTTTCAATAGTAAACTCTAAGTCTTGCATATCTCTATAGTGTTTTTCTAAGATTTGACCTGTTTCAAAGAATTGTCTATATACTTCAGGCATTTGAGTTTCCAATTCAGAGATATGGCTTGGTGTTCTTATACCTGCAACAACGTCTTCACCTTGTGCGTTCATTAAGTATTCACCAAATAGTGCCTTTTCACCTGTTGCAGGATTTCTTGTAAATGCAACCCCTGTACCTGATGTATCGCCACCATTACCAAATACCATTGATTGTACGTTTACAGCCGTACCTAAATCATGAGGAATACTATTTAATTTTCTATATAGGATGGCTCTTTCATTATTCCATGATGCAAATACTGCTGCTACGGCATCAAGTAATTGTCTTTCAGGTTGTTGTGGGAATTCTTCTCCCATTTCTTTTTTATAAATTTCTTTATATCTTCTTACAACTTCTTTTAAGCTTTCAGCTGAAAGATCTTTATCTAATTCTACTCCGGCTTTTTCTTTTTCATCTTCTAAAACTTCTTCAAATAATTCTTTATTGATTCCTTTTGAAACATCTGAGAACATTTGAATAAATCTTCTATATGAGTCATATGCAAATCTAGGATTTTCAGTATGTTTTGCTAATCCTTCTACTGAGATGTCATTTAATCCTAAATTTAAAACTGTATCCATCATACCAGGCATTGATATTACAGCACCGGATCTAACTGAGAATAATAATGGATTTTCATTATCTCCAAATTTTTTGCCTAATTTTTCTTCTGTTTTTCTAACATTTTTTTCGATTTCCTTTACAAGATCTTCCCATAATGTCTTATTTTCTTGATAGTATCTTGTACATGCTTCAGTAGTAACTGTGAAACCAAATGGTACATTTATACCAAGTCTTGTCATTTCTGCTAAGTTTGCACCTTTACCGCCTAGAAGGCTTCTCATTTCTTTTTTACCTTCATCGAAACTGTATACATATTTCATTTTTGTTGCTCCCTTCGTATATCAATAAGTTTTTTTATTCTTTCTGATGTCTCTTCTATTGAGATATGAGTGACATCAATGGACTGGCAATTTAATTTTTGGATTACTTTTTGAGAATAATCAAGTTCTATATTTACTCTTTCCAGAGTAGCATATCCTGAATCGACCGGAATACCTAAAGATTTGATTCTTTCTTTTCTTATTTCAATCAATCTGCTAGGGTCCATAGTCAATGCGATGATTTTATTTGGTTCAATTTTAAATAGTTCATCAGGTAAATCTATTTCCGGAACCAATGGAATGTTAGTTACTTTATATCCTAAATTAGACATATATATGGATAGGGGAGTTTTAGATGTCCTTGAAACTCCTATTATCACAATATCAGATTCATAAATAGACTGAGGATTTATACCATCATCATTTAATAAAGCGAAGTCAACATGATTGTTTCTCAAACTTTGCTCTAAGATTGATGGGATATTTCCGCCTTTAGAAATTTTAGAAAAAATACTACCCAGGAAGTTGTATACAACTGCATATACATCAAAGTATTTAATATTTAATTGTTTACATTTGTCTTTGATAAACTCAGACATTATTTTGTTTTCAAATGCATAATAAACGATTTGGTCATCCTCATAAATATTAAAATTATGAAGTTGGCCTAATTCATTTAAGTCATCATATATTTTTATGTCAATTTGTAATTCTTGCATAAAATAATTTCTAACTAATATATGAGTTAATGTCTTTGAATTTTTGTCTGATAATATCCAAACCTTTTCATTCTGCATTTCAATCTCCAAAATTAACTTACTATGTTTTTATTATACCAAAAAAAATAAAAAAGTCCATAAAAATACAAAAGGCATACATTTGCATGATTTTATGTGCATATATGCTAAAAAATACTATATTTTACTTAGTTACATTTTGAAAAAGATTACAAAATATATCATTTTTTCTGGAAAAAGTTGGTTTTGTAATATGTTTTTCACTCAATTATTTTGTAACTTTATATATTAATGTTTTTTATATTACAATTATTTATAGGTTTAAATTATCTAAAAAAGATTTGTCATATATAAGTGTTTTTATGG
Protein-coding regions in this window:
- the ppdK gene encoding pyruvate, phosphate dikinase, with protein sequence MKYVYSFDEGKKEMRSLLGGKGANLAEMTRLGINVPFGFTVTTEACTRYYQENKTLWEDLVKEIEKNVRKTEEKLGKKFGDNENPLLFSVRSGAVISMPGMMDTVLNLGLNDISVEGLAKHTENPRFAYDSYRRFIQMFSDVSKGINKELFEEVLEDEKEKAGVELDKDLSAESLKEVVRRYKEIYKKEMGEEFPQQPERQLLDAVAAVFASWNNERAILYRKLNSIPHDLGTAVNVQSMVFGNGGDTSGTGVAFTRNPATGEKALFGEYLMNAQGEDVVAGIRTPSHISELETQMPEVYRQFFETGQILEKHYRDMQDLEFTIENGKLFILQTRNGKRTAEAAINIAVDLVEEGLRTKDEALMMIEPNQLDQLLHPTFDKKAMDKAPVLTKGLAASPGAASGYISFSATDAMLRNAKKESVILVRTETSPEDLQGMDSAKGILTSRGGMTSHAAVVARGMGKCCIAGAHEVKVNEKEKTVTIGDKVLGEGDIISLDGSTGIVYEGKLETKDPELSGKFAKFMGWADEVRRLQVRANADTPHDVKQALDLGAEGVGLCRTEHMFFAEDRINAVREMILSKTLEQRKKALAKIEPIQEEDFYQIYKVADGRSVTIRLLDPPLHEFVPHTDEDIAIVAKELGVTILEQKKAIDDLHEVNPMLGHRGLRLAITFPEIYQMQARAIIRAALRLHDEGVNLIPEIMIPLAGDAKELSVVADSIKDEVEKIFAEKGKTIEYHVGTMIEIPRATLLADEIANVAEFFSFGTNDLTQMTYGFSRDDAGKFLSQYLDDGIFEKDPFQVVDQKGVGKLMKNAVKLGRQTRPGIKLGVCGEHGGEPSSVAFFDELGLDYVSCSPFRVPISRLAAAQKTLKDKQLKMTRIMDAF
- a CDS encoding kinase/pyrophosphorylase; protein product: MQNEKVWILSDKNSKTLTHILVRNYFMQELQIDIKIYDDLNELGQLHNFNIYEDDQIVYYAFENKIMSEFIKDKCKQLNIKYFDVYAVVYNFLGSIFSKISKGGNIPSILEQSLRNNHVDFALLNDDGINPQSIYESDIVIIGVSRTSKTPLSIYMSNLGYKVTNIPLVPEIDLPDELFKIEPNKIIALTMDPSRLIEIRKERIKSLGIPVDSGYATLERVNIELDYSQKVIQKLNCQSIDVTHISIEETSERIKKLIDIRREQQK